GTGATTTTTAGGACTTTCTCCGTCTGCTTGGTGAGCGGAATTGAGCCGGTAATGCTATTGCCCTGCGTAGCGGTGTTGCGGGTGGCTTGCTCGAGCGAGAACTTTAGCTCGTCGAGGGCCACGCCCAGCTTGCGCAGCAAGCCGAGGGCCGTGCCTTCGGCCTCGCGGATCATGCCCAGCAGCAGATGTTCCGTGCCGATGTAATCGTGGCCGAGGCGAATGGCCTCCTCCCGGCTCAGGGAGATGACTTCCTTGACGCGGTTTGAGAATTTAGCTTCCATGCAGATAAACGTAATGAAAAAAATGGATAGCCCCGCGTCGGGAATAGAAATAATTGACGAAAACGGGTTGAGCCGGGGTAGCTTGAAAACAAGCCAATTCAGGCGAAGGTTCGGGCAAAAGAGAAACGAAAACGGGCGAGCGAAGTTTGCTAAACCTTCAACCTAAATACGCGCCCGCCGCTGGTCCCTGCGCAAACAGCAAATCCAGGACGCTCAGCCCAGGCTCAAAACCTGGGCCAAACACCTGCGGATAGGGCTGCACCAGGCCCAAAGCTGCCGGACTGTCAGGCCCGCCCCCCCCGCCTTGGGGCCCAGCCAGTCGCGCCGGTCGAGGCAGCCCGGGGCCCCCGGCTGCCCGGGGAGGCGGTAATCGGTGCTAAACGTAACGGGCAGCGTGAGGCGGAAGCAGCGCAGTTCCAGGCGTAAGAAGGCCAGGTTCAGCTCAAAAAGCCGGGTGGGTTTGGTGCGGTAGATGTCGTGCAGGTAATCGGCGTAATACTCGAAGTACGGGCTGTTGCCGTAGGCGGTTTGCAAGGTGCGCCAGTGGCGGTGCACCCAGTTTTGGCGGTAATCAATGTCAATATCGGACGTTTTGACTTTTTCGGCGCGGTTGCCGTCCACCACCGGCACCGTGAGGGCCTGCACGCCCTGCGCTGTGCGGATGAGGCAGCGGTTGCGGTAGGTTTGCTTGCGGTAGTTTTCCTGGGCTTCCAGCACGAGGCCATCGGCCTGGAGCAGGGCCGCAAAAAATGCCGCTGGCGGGTGGTACGGCAGTTCAGAAAGGATGAGCATGGGGCGAAGTAACGGCAACGCTATTTTTGCACCATGCGTTTCCTCCTAATTTTATGGGCCTGCCTCGCCCCGGCGCTGGCCGCCCAGGCGGGTCCGCCGCGCCTACTGCTCGATGTGGCCCGCTTCCGCAACCCGAACCAGGTGGAAAAAGGCGCCGAAGTGGAGGTGTACGTCACGGTGCCCACCCAGTCGCTCACCTACCGGCAGCGGGCCCCGCGGGCGTTTCAGTCGGCGGCCACCGTTACGCTCGAAATCCTCCGGGCCGACGGCAAACCGGCGTATAAGGAAACGGTCATTCTGAAGCCGCCGGTCATCAACGACACCACGCTGGCCCTGAAAAACCCGGTTAGCTTCCTCAAGCGCATCCCGCTGCCCGACGGCCGCTACACGCTGCGCGGCACCGTGCGCGACCAGTACCGCGCCGCCAACGGCGAGGCCGTGGTGGAGCGCCCGCTGGTGCTGGAGGCCCCCGCGGGTCCCACGCTGAGCGACGTGCTGCTGCTGGCCCGCCCCGCCGTGAAAAGCAACGGCGACGACGCCTTCCTGCGCGGCGGCTACCTACTGACCAGGGCCCCCAGCGGCTTCTTTGGCCGGGGGGCTGATAATCTGTACTTCTACACCGAGCTGCAAGGGGCCCCCGCCGGCCAGTCCCTGCGCCTGCACTACCACTTGGCCGCAGCCGACGGCACGGCGGCCGACGCCGACGCGCCCCTTACGCCCCAGGCCGGGCGGCCCACCACCGTGATTGGGCAACTGCCGTTTGGGCCCCTGCCCGAGGGCGAATTCACGCTGCTCGTGGACGTGTACAGCGGCAAAAAGCTCCTCACCAGCCACCGCGCCACCGGCCAGCGCAGCAGCACCGAGTACGCCCCCGCCGGGGCCGCGTCGCGGTGAAGGCACCCGCTGCCCGGCCATACCCGTGGTACTACGCCCCCCTGAACTGGCTGCTGCTGGGCCTGGCCCACCTGCCGCTGGGGGCCCTGTACGTGGTGGCCGACGGGCTGTATTACTTGCTGGCCTACGGGCTGCGCTACCGGGGCCGGGTAGTGCAGAACAACCTGCGCAACTCATTCCCCGATAAGAGCGAGGCGGAAATCCGGCGCATTACCGAAAATTTTTACCGCCATTTCACGCAGCTCATCGTTGAAATTCTGAAGCTGGCGGCCATCAGCCCGGCCGAGCTGGCGCGCCGGGCCACTTGGGTGAACCCCGAGCTGATGGCCGGGGCCCTGGCGCGGCAGCGGCCCGTCATTACCCTGGGCTCGCACATGGGCAACTGGGAGTGGATACTGGGCAGCGGGGCCTTGGCGCTGCCCGGCGTGATGGCCGGCGTGTACAAGCCGTTCAAAAACCCGTTTGTGGAAGCCTTCATGCGGCGGGTGCGCACCCGCACCGGGGCCGAGGCCGTGCCCATGCTGGGCACGCTGCGCTACTTGGTGCAGCACCGCCGCGGCGGCCGCAACATCAGCCTGCTCACCGACCAAGCCGCGGGCCCCGAAGACCGGCCCTATTGGACCAATTTCCTTCACCAAGACACTGGCTTTTACAGCAGCGCCGAGCGGCTGGCGGCGCAGTTCGATTGCGCCGTGCTGTACGTGGGCATCCGGCGGGTGCGGCGCGGCCACTACGAAATTAAGTTCACCGAAATGCCCTGGGGCCCCGCCGTGGCCGGGGCCCCCGAGGGCACGTCGCCCATCACCGAGGCCTTCGCCCGGCAGCTGGAGTGCGACATTCAGGCCTCGCCCGAGCAGTACCTCTGGACGCACCGCCGCTGGAAACACAAACGGCCGTAAGGATGCCCGGGCCACAATAGAAAGCGTCCCCGCCGTTCCAGCAGAAGCTGGCGCAGCGGGGACGCTTTCTATTGTGGCCGGAAGGCCAGCGTGGGGCCTTACAAATACTGCTCGATGTCGCCGGCGCCCTGGCGCACTAGTTCGAAGTCGTCGTTGGTGCAATCGATGATGGTGCTGGGCACGTTGCCACCGAAGCCGCCGTCGATAACTAGGTCCACCAGGGCCCGGTATTTTTCGAAAATCAGGTCCGGGTCGGTCACGTATTCTTCGAGCGTGTTTTCGTCGCTGCGCACCGAGGTGCTCACGATGGGGTTACCCAATTCCTTCACTAGGCTCAGGATAATTTGGTTGTCGGGCACCCGGATGCCCACCGTTTTGCGCTTCACGCCGCCGTGGCGCGGGGCACTGGCGCTGGCCTCAAAGAGGAAGGTGAAAGGCCCCGGGAGGGCTTTTTTGATGACCTTATAAGTAGTAGTGCTGATGCCGTGGGCATAGTCGCTGATGTGCGACAAATCGTGGCAAATGAAGCTCAGGTTGGCTTTTTCGGGGTTCAGGCCCTTGATGCGGCACACTTTCTCGACGGCCTTGGCATTGGTCACGTCGCAGCCGATGCCGTACACCGTGTCGGTAGGGTAAATGATCACGCCGCCCTTGCGGAGAACGTCCACGGCCTGCTGGATGCGGTTGAGGGGCGGGTTGTCGGGGTGGATGCGAAGGAGCGTGGCAGACATATGGTTAGGGGTGGTGAGTAGAAGAGGGGCGGACCGCGAAGGCCCAAAATGGGCGGAAAAGTAAGCAACAACTCCGTTTCATCCCCGCATAAAATTCCGGCCCGGGGCCCCGCCGCCCGCCGGGGCCCCGGCCAGCGGGTGCGTACTTTTGGGATTGCACTTTCGCTGACCCCCGTTTCTTCCATGCCCGAACCTGCCAAACTGTCAAGCGTTGAGCGCCGCGACCTGTCGGTGCGCCGCCGCAACCGCAACGCTGCCGTCGTCTCCATCCTGGGCCTGGGCCTGGTGTGCTTCTCGTATTATTTCTATCAGATTTTTTTCACGGCCAACATCGAAACCAAGGGTACGCCCACCTACGTGCTCGTCCACCGGGGCGAAAGCTGGAAAGCTGTGCTCGACTCGGTGGATAAAACCAACACCGTGGTCGACCGGCTTTCGCTGCACTTCGTGGCTAAGCTGATGAAGTACGACCGCCCCGGCGCCGTGAAGCCCGGCCGCTACGAGCTGAAGGACGGCTACACCAACCGCCAGCTCATCGGCGTGCTGCGGGCCGGCATCCAGTCGCCGCTCAAGCTCACGTTTGCCAACGTGCGCTTGCGCCAGGAGCTGGCCGCCAAGCTGGCCCGCCAGATCGACGCCCGCCCCGCCCACATCGACTCGCTGCTGGCCAGCCCGGCCTACACCCACAGCCTGGGCTTCGACACCACCACGGTGCTCACCATGTTCATTCCCAATACGTACCAGATTTACTGGAACACGTCGGCCGAGAACTTGATGCAGCGCATGAAGAAGGAATACGAGAAGTTTTGGACACCCGCCCGCGACGCGGCCCGCGAGAAGGAGCACCTCAGCCGGGCCCAGGTGAGCACCCTGGCCAGCATCGTGGAGGCCGAGCAGCAGCAGCACGCCGACGAGCGCCCCCGCATCGCGGCCGTGTACCTCAACCGTCTCAAAAAAGGCATGAAGCTGCAAGCCGACCCCACCGTGGTGTACGCTAACCGCGACTTTACCATCAAGCGCGTGCTGAATGTGCACCTGCAAAAAGACTCGCCCTACAACACCTATAAGTACGCCGGCCTGCCCCCGGGGCCCATCGACTTGCCTAGCATCGCCAGCATCGACGCCGTGCTGCACCCCGAGGACAACGACTACCTCTACTTCTGCGCCAAGGAGGATTTCAGCGGCTACCACGCCTTCGCCACCAACGAGCGCGACCACATCCTGAACGCCCGCCGCTACCAAGCGGCCCTGAACCGGGCGGGGATTAAGTAATGAATACCAACAAGCTGAGTGCTGAGGATTTTCAGCAAACATTCCAAGCGCCGATGCTGAATGTTACTGAAACAGCGGAGCCACCATTGGATATCTGGCCGTATGTAGAAGCGGTTCCATTCGCCGACTTGGGAAGCCATAAGCTACTAGAAGAAGTAGTAGAATATAGACTTGTTCCTGAATTAGAGAATTAGAAGAAGATAAAACTTGGTCGTCATGCTGAGCTTGTCGAAGCATCTCTACCGCATAAGTAATCAATGCCGTTGCAACGAAGCGGTAGAGATGCTTCGACAAGCTCAGCATGACGGACTTTTTTTAATTCAGTCAATTAGGGAACAAGTCTTATGTATGGCGAAGTGCAAGCGGACGGTTTGAGCACGTGTTAGTATCAACTGTAAAAGCTGATATTTTTTTAGTAATTGTGGTAGACTTATTCAACGTGGAAATATATGGTTACCATTTGTTGAATCTGCCCAAGGAATACGGACTATCAGAATAAAATCAACCTTATGTACAGTTCCGACATCCAAATCCGCGTGCGCTACGCCGAGACTGACCAGATGGGCTATGTGTACCACGGCAACTACGCGGCGTTTTTTGAGGTGGCGCGCACCGAGGCGTTTCGGCAGCTGGGCATTCGCTACAAGGACTTGGAGGCCGACGGCGTGGGGATGCCGGTGGGCGAGCTGCGCACGCGCTTCCGCCGCCCGGCCCGCTACGACGACCTGCTCACCATCCGGCTGCTGCTGAAGCAGCCCGCCGAGGGCTCGCGAGTGCTGTTCGAGTACGAGGTGTACAACGAAGCCCGCGAGTTGCTCACCGAGGGCCACACGCTGATGGTGTTCGTGAGCACGGCCACCGGGCGGCCCGTGCCGGTGCCGGCCAACATTGCCGACAAGCTGGCGCCGTATTTTAGCGACGACGAAACGGCGGGGCCCCTGGGTGGTGTTCTGCCCGTGCCGACGGACGCGCCCGCGCCGGCGGCCTTTGGTAAATAGCGCCCCGCCCATGCACTCGCCCGTCCTCCGCCGCGCCCGCCTGCCCGACCTGCGCCAGCAGCGGTCCTACCGGCGCGCCATTGTGGGACTTAAGCGGTTCCGGCTGTTTGGCGGCCAGGCGTCGCTGTACGACGTGCTGGACCGCGTACTGCTGGAGCTGCGCCTGGATAGCCTGGAAAAGCGCGCCGCCTACATGGCCTTCAACCTCACGGTGGCCCTGTTCCCGACCATTATTTTCCTGTTTACGCTCATCCCCTACATTCCGGTGCCGAACCTGAACGTGGACATTTTGCAGTTCCTGGGCGACTTCATGCCGCCCGAGCTGTACGCCGCCACGGCCTCTACCATTGAGGACATCGTGAACATTCCGCACGGGGGCCTGCTCTCGTTCGGGTTTGGGACGGCCCTGGTGCTCAGCTCCAACGGCATCATGGCGCTGCTCGACGCGTTCGAGAAGAAGTACCCCAACTTCAAGCACCGCAGCTACATCCGCAAACGGATGATTGCCACGGCGCTGACTTTTGTGTTGGCGTCTATTCTCGGGCTGGCCATTGCCGGTATTTTCTTCGGCACCTACCTCATCGACGGGCTGGTATTCTACGAGATTGTGCCCGAGCGCTACACCGACCTCGTGCTGACGGCGGTGCGCTACGGCTCGCTACTGGCGCTGTTTCTGAGCACGACGTGCGTGATTTATTATTTCGTGCCGCCCGTGCACGACAAATGGCCGCTGCTTTCGGCGGGGGCCGTGGTGGCCACGCTGCTCATCTTTCTGGTGTCGTTCCTGTTCACGCTCTACGTGCGCATTTTCGACTCATACAACCACTTCTATGGCTCCATCGGGGCCCTGGTGGGCTTTATGGTGTGGCTCGAATTCGTGTGCATGACGCTCATCATCGGCTTCGAGGTGAACGTGAGCGTGGACGTGGTGACGGGCCGCCTCAAAAAAAATACGCCCAATGAGCCGTTGAAAATGAACCGGTAAGCGCATCCTGCCGGGGCCCTACTGATAAATAAATGCGCGCGCCTTATTGTTCGCTGCGCCTTGGTTCTTACTTTTGCGGTCCCCGAACCACTCGGGGGCCCGATAGAGAGGTGGCAGAGTGGTCGAATGCGACGGTTTCGAAAACCGTTATACCGGCAACGGTATCGGGGGTTCGAATCCCCCCTTCTCTACAAAAGGCTTTTTCTAGTGCAGGAAGAGCCTTTTTTTGTTGTCAGCAACCGGCTTTGCAGTCTTTTCTTACCCAGAGAAGTGGCAGAGTGGTCGATTGCGGCGGTCTTGAAAACCGCTGACTGTAACAGGTCCGGGGGTTCGAATCCCTCCTTCTCTGCACCGTCGCTTGCTGGCAGCCTTTGTCCCCGTTTCCGTCATGGAGGCGGGGATTTTTGTTGCCCTTTTATTCCGCCCGGCGTTCCAGAGCAACGCGGGGTGGTGCTTTGCCGTTTGGGCCATTTATTGCTAAGCTTCTATACATTGCTAAGCTTCTATACTTAATTTAGTAGGTTCTATCCCCAGTTGCGCTATTGTCTCTTTCCCCTTATTTCTTATTCTACATGCTCCGGTTTTTCACCTTGTTGCTGGCACTGGGCGCCTTGAGCCTGCGGCCCGCCGCCGCGTACTCTGTGCTCACCCACCAGGCCAACGTTGATTCGTGCTGGAAGCGCTGCCTGGTGCCTGCCCTGGAGCGCCGCTACCCCGGGGCGACAGCCGAAGACCTTGAAAAAGCCCGGGCCTACGCCTACGGCGGCGCCATCATCCAGGATATGGGCTACTACCCGCTGGGGGCCATGCTGTTCACCAACCTCACCCACTACGTGCGCTCGGGCGACTTTGTGCGCAACCTGCTCGACGGTGCCCACGACCGCAACGAGTACGCTTTTGCCCTGGGGGCCCTGGCCCACTACGCCGCCGACCTGAGCGGCCACTCCAAAGGCACCAACCTTGCTATGCCCCTGGTGTACCCCGAGCTAAAAGCCAAGTACGGCGACGTCATTACCTACGCCGAGGGCCCCAAGCAGCACACCCAGTTAGAATTTGCCTTTGACGTGTCGCAGGTAGCGGCCGGCCACTACCGCACCCAAGAGTACCACCGCGCCATCGGCTTCGAAGTTTCGAAGGAACTGCTGGAGCGGGCGTTTGAAAAAACCTATGGCCTGCCGCTGGGCAAGGTGTTTCTAAACACCGACGTGAGCATTGCCACGTTCCGGTTCTCGGTGCAGCGCATCATCCCGTTTGCCTCGCGCTCGGCGTGGCACTACCAAAAAAAGGAAATCCAACAGGCAAACCCGCGCATCAAGCGGCGCGAGTTTGTGTACAAGCAAAGCAAAAAAGAATACCACCAGCTGTACGGCAGCGGCTACAAGCGCCCCGGCTTGGCGGCCCGCATGATGTCAGGGCTCATTGGCATTCTGCCCAAAGTTGGTCCGCTCAAGCCGTTTGCTTTTCGCCCGCCCACCAAGGAAGCCCTGAAAATCTTCCGGGCTAGCTTTGCCAACGTCATGAAAAGTTACTGCAGCCTGCTGAGCGAACAAGGCGCAGCGGCCCCGCCGCCAGTGCTAGCGAACCAGGATTTTGATACGGGCCACGACACTCGCTTCGGTGAGTACTCGCTGGCCGACAAAACCTACGGCGAATGGGTGCGCAAGCTGGCCAAGGAAAAGTTCGAGGGCGTCACGCCGCCTATGCGGTCCAACATCCTGACGTTCTTTAATTCCAGCAAAACTAAGCCGGCCGATGCGGAGGAGCAGGAATCCAAAAACCGCCGCGAAACCGATGAGGCCCTGACGGAACTGCGGGCCCTGGCCACGGTACCGGCCAATAAATAAGCCCCTGCTTTATTGAATACTAAGACGTATTCTAAATTAAGGCAAAACGATAACTTTTCGGGTTTTGAATTGTCAGAACTAGCCCGGCCTGCGTATAGAATGCTACGCCTTTGGCGGCCGACATTCCTTTTTCAGTCCTACGTTAATCCTGATGAACCACGACCAAACCCCGGCTCCTGAGGGGCCCCTGGCCGACGGATCACGGCGCAGCTTTGTGAAGCAAGCCGGTGGCCTGCTGGGCCTGGCCCTGGCCCCCCCGCTCACCGGTTTCGCCGACCGCCTAGCTGGTCCCGCTACCACCTTAGAGGGCCCCACCGACCTTACGTTGCGCATCAACGGCACGGCCCGGACTCTGCGCGCCGAACCCCGCGTAACGCTGCTCGACGCCCTGCGCGAGTACCTCGACCTAACCGGTACCAAGAAAGGCTGCGACCACGGCCAGTGCGGCGCTTGCACCGTGTTGGTGGACGGCCGCCGCGTGAACTCCTGCCTCACGCTGGCCGTGATGACTCAGGGCAAGGAGGTGACGACAATTGAAGGCTTGGCGAAGGGCGATGACCTGCACCCCATGCAGGAAGCGTTCCTTAAGCACGACGGCTTTCAGTGCGGCTACTGCACGCCGGGCCAAATCATGTCGGGCGTGGCCTGCGTGAAGGAAGGCCACGCCACTTCCGACGACCAGTGCCGCGAGTGGATGAGCGGCAACCTGTGCCGTTGCGGTGCCTACCCCAACATTGTGG
This genomic stretch from Hymenobacter sp. PAMC 26628 harbors:
- a CDS encoding WbqC family protein, producing the protein MQPYPQVFGPGFEPGLSVLDLLFAQGPAAGAYLG
- a CDS encoding WbqC family protein, which translates into the protein MLILSELPYHPPAAFFAALLQADGLVLEAQENYRKQTYRNRCLIRTAQGVQALTVPVVDGNRAEKVKTSDIDIDYRQNWVHRHWRTLQTAYGNSPYFEYYADYLHDIYRTKPTRLFELNLAFLRLELRCFRLTLPVTFSTDYRLPGQPGAPGCLDRRDWLGPKAGGAGLTVRQLWAWCSPIRRCLAQVLSLG
- a CDS encoding lysophospholipid acyltransferase family protein, with protein sequence MKAPAARPYPWYYAPLNWLLLGLAHLPLGALYVVADGLYYLLAYGLRYRGRVVQNNLRNSFPDKSEAEIRRITENFYRHFTQLIVEILKLAAISPAELARRATWVNPELMAGALARQRPVITLGSHMGNWEWILGSGALALPGVMAGVYKPFKNPFVEAFMRRVRTRTGAEAVPMLGTLRYLVQHRRGGRNISLLTDQAAGPEDRPYWTNFLHQDTGFYSSAERLAAQFDCAVLYVGIRRVRRGHYEIKFTEMPWGPAVAGAPEGTSPITEAFARQLECDIQASPEQYLWTHRRWKHKRP
- a CDS encoding L-threonylcarbamoyladenylate synthase translates to MSATLLRIHPDNPPLNRIQQAVDVLRKGGVIIYPTDTVYGIGCDVTNAKAVEKVCRIKGLNPEKANLSFICHDLSHISDYAHGISTTTYKVIKKALPGPFTFLFEASASAPRHGGVKRKTVGIRVPDNQIILSLVKELGNPIVSTSVRSDENTLEEYVTDPDLIFEKYRALVDLVIDGGFGGNVPSTIIDCTNDDFELVRQGAGDIEQYL
- the mltG gene encoding endolytic transglycosylase MltG encodes the protein MPEPAKLSSVERRDLSVRRRNRNAAVVSILGLGLVCFSYYFYQIFFTANIETKGTPTYVLVHRGESWKAVLDSVDKTNTVVDRLSLHFVAKLMKYDRPGAVKPGRYELKDGYTNRQLIGVLRAGIQSPLKLTFANVRLRQELAAKLARQIDARPAHIDSLLASPAYTHSLGFDTTTVLTMFIPNTYQIYWNTSAENLMQRMKKEYEKFWTPARDAAREKEHLSRAQVSTLASIVEAEQQQHADERPRIAAVYLNRLKKGMKLQADPTVVYANRDFTIKRVLNVHLQKDSPYNTYKYAGLPPGPIDLPSIASIDAVLHPEDNDYLYFCAKEDFSGYHAFATNERDHILNARRYQAALNRAGIK
- a CDS encoding acyl-CoA thioesterase, translating into MYSSDIQIRVRYAETDQMGYVYHGNYAAFFEVARTEAFRQLGIRYKDLEADGVGMPVGELRTRFRRPARYDDLLTIRLLLKQPAEGSRVLFEYEVYNEARELLTEGHTLMVFVSTATGRPVPVPANIADKLAPYFSDDETAGPLGGVLPVPTDAPAPAAFGK
- a CDS encoding YihY/virulence factor BrkB family protein, translated to MHSPVLRRARLPDLRQQRSYRRAIVGLKRFRLFGGQASLYDVLDRVLLELRLDSLEKRAAYMAFNLTVALFPTIIFLFTLIPYIPVPNLNVDILQFLGDFMPPELYAATASTIEDIVNIPHGGLLSFGFGTALVLSSNGIMALLDAFEKKYPNFKHRSYIRKRMIATALTFVLASILGLAIAGIFFGTYLIDGLVFYEIVPERYTDLVLTAVRYGSLLALFLSTTCVIYYFVPPVHDKWPLLSAGAVVATLLIFLVSFLFTLYVRIFDSYNHFYGSIGALVGFMVWLEFVCMTLIIGFEVNVSVDVVTGRLKKNTPNEPLKMNR
- a CDS encoding zinc dependent phospholipase C family protein codes for the protein MLRFFTLLLALGALSLRPAAAYSVLTHQANVDSCWKRCLVPALERRYPGATAEDLEKARAYAYGGAIIQDMGYYPLGAMLFTNLTHYVRSGDFVRNLLDGAHDRNEYAFALGALAHYAADLSGHSKGTNLAMPLVYPELKAKYGDVITYAEGPKQHTQLEFAFDVSQVAAGHYRTQEYHRAIGFEVSKELLERAFEKTYGLPLGKVFLNTDVSIATFRFSVQRIIPFASRSAWHYQKKEIQQANPRIKRREFVYKQSKKEYHQLYGSGYKRPGLAARMMSGLIGILPKVGPLKPFAFRPPTKEALKIFRASFANVMKSYCSLLSEQGAAAPPPVLANQDFDTGHDTRFGEYSLADKTYGEWVRKLAKEKFEGVTPPMRSNILTFFNSSKTKPADAEEQESKNRRETDEALTELRALATVPANK
- a CDS encoding (2Fe-2S)-binding protein, translating into MNHDQTPAPEGPLADGSRRSFVKQAGGLLGLALAPPLTGFADRLAGPATTLEGPTDLTLRINGTARTLRAEPRVTLLDALREYLDLTGTKKGCDHGQCGACTVLVDGRRVNSCLTLAVMTQGKEVTTIEGLAKGDDLHPMQEAFLKHDGFQCGYCTPGQIMSGVACVKEGHATSDDQCREWMSGNLCRCGAYPNIVAAVREVAGKA